A DNA window from Daucus carota subsp. sativus chromosome 3, DH1 v3.0, whole genome shotgun sequence contains the following coding sequences:
- the LOC108211490 gene encoding glucan endo-1,3-beta-glucosidase: MYVTSKDTKNMNKATLQDQALNQYIPNKQRKASPRQHSFICLFIPHLYETTLTDHAIMDNKLSMLNLAVIFISIPVLIASTYIPGVKGTIGVNYGRVANNLPHPVQAAHFLLHSTIINRVRLYDTNADTIKAFAHTGIAVTVNIPNNQISSLAKLSYAKEWLETNIVRHVPATNIVRILVGNEVVSTGDKLTVENLVPAMQAIHTALVGVSLDRLIKVSTPHSLGILLTSSPPSAGKFRPEYENQVLKQILDFLKATGSPFLINPYPFFGCSKDTLDYALFRTNSKVLDENTKLTYTNMLDAQLDAVHSALKLLHFDDIEIVIAETGWPSKGEPGQLGVDVDSAAEYNGKLMQHVSSGVGTPLMPNRTFETYIFGLFNENLKPGPTSERNFGLFQPDMTPVYDIGILRKKANVNYPSSPTPVVVGVPISPEPKPNSGKRWCLPKPEANDENLQKNIDYVCGLGIDCGPIKEGGACFYPDTVRAHAAYAMNAYYQTTAKNGYDCDFAQTAATTISNPSYGKCIY, translated from the exons ATGTATGTTACTAGTAAAGATACAAAAAACATGAATAAAGCAACACTCCAGGATCAAGCTTTGAATCAATATATCCCCAACAAACAAAGAAAAgcatctcctagacaacactCTTTCATCTGCCTATTTATTCCTCATCTCTATGAAACCACATTAACTGACCACGCCATCATGGATAACAAACTATCCATGCTTAATCTAGCTGTAATCTTTATCAGTATACCAGTTCTCATCGCATCAACTTACATCCCAG GAGTGAAGGGAACCATTGGTGTGAATTATGGCAGAGTGGCAAACAACCTTCCTCATCCTGTACAAGCGGCACATTTCCTCCTACACTCCACCATCATTAATCGTGTTCGTCTCTATGACACCAACGCTGACACCATAAAAGCCTTTGCCCACACAGGTATTGCTGTCACAGTTAACATTCCAAACAACCAAATTTCATCCCTTGCCAAGCTCAGTTATGCTAAAGAGTGGTTAGAAACCAACATTGTACGTCACGTCCCAGCTACCAACATTGTCCGAATTCTTGTGGGTAATGAAGTAGTCTCCACGGGAGATAAGCTCACTGTTGAGAATCTTGTCCCAGCTATGCAGGCCATTCACACAGCCCTTGTTGGCGTGTCACTAGACCGTCTTATCAAAGTCTCAACACCACATTCGTTAGGCATACTTTTAACTTCCAGCCCGCCCTCAGCTGGAAAATTTAGGCCAGAGTATGAAAACCAGGTCCTAAAACaaattcttgattttttaaaagcCACAGGCTCCCCCTTCTTGATTAACCCATATCCATTCTTTGGCTGTTCAAAAGACACACTAGATTACGCCCTCTTTAGGACCAACTCAAAAGTCTTAGATGAAAACACAAAACTTACATACACAAACATGCTAGATGCCCAATTAGATGCAGTCCACTCTGCATTAAAACTCCTTCACTTCGATGACATAGAGATTGTCATAGCAGAAACTGGTTGGCCATCAAAGGGCGAACCTGGCCAACTTGGGGTTGATGTGGACAGTGCAGCCGAGTACAATGGAAAACTTATGCAACATGTGTCATCAGGGGTTGGCACACCACTCATGCCTAACCGGACATTTGAGACCTACATTTTTGGACTCTTCAATGAAAATCTTAAGCCGGGTCCAACCAGCGAAAGGAACTTTGGCCTTTTCCAACCAGACATGACCCCTGTTTATGATATCGGTATTCTAAGGAAAAAG GCAAACGTAAATTATCCTTCGAGCCCAACTCCTGTAGTTGTTGGAGTGCCAATTAGTCCAGAGCCGAAACCAAACAGTGGAAAACGATGGTGCCTTCCTAAACCAGAAGCTAACGACGAAAACTTACAGAAGAACATTGATTATGTATGTGGACTGGGAATAGATTGTGGACCTATCAAAGAAGGAGGTGCATGCTTCTATCCTGACACCGTCCGAGCTCATGCTGCCTACGCCATGAATGCATACTACCAGACTACAGCCAAAAATGGGTACGACTGTGATTTTGCTCAGACTGCAGCCACCACCATCTCCAATCCAA GCTATGGAAAATGCATTTACTGA
- the LOC108212471 gene encoding F-box/kelch-repeat protein At3g23880-like, giving the protein MADSLPPDMLSEIFKRLPVNHVLRCMCVKKSWYRVIKTCIFVSLHLNYRQSVSSKRYLLFHSNYSGFSVHSDDKKCRETYKWRPDDVGQTSYGTSNGLICLSDLELEYDSHIYLWNPAIRRSKLLPPSSLFLDIFKLEFKGKVFKMSLAFGYSSSRDDYKVVKVMIYCLEKGAKWLSLVDVYSLRSNSWKEIGQEVSCCKLGRPVFVKGVVYWIAKKCDGKRLILCFDTEEEVFREILLPGYDCAYKLDHFVQKFGELLCVLVFHPPSEAVDMWVMEEAEVWRKITSIGLADKYGLPMGFRNNGEMVLRMLNYEFGFVSYDLKRNKPTGIMKSKHLKPFGWDFSDDDEKEAVDNLDQKVYFVNPFMESLVLLDDK; this is encoded by the coding sequence ATGGCTGACTCCTTACCTCCAGACATGTTATCAGAAATTTTCAAGAGGCTACCAGTCAATCATGTTCTGCGTTGCATGTGCGTTAAAAAATCATGGTATCGTGTCATAAAAACTTGTATTTTTGTTTCTCTTCACTTGAATTATCGACAGAGCGTCTCAAGTAAAAGGTATCTCCTCTTTCACTCCAATTACAGTGGTTTTTCAGTACATTCTGACGATAAAAAGTGCAGAGAAACGTACAAGTGGCGTCCTGACGACGTTGGTCAGACGTCGTATGGGACGTCGAATGGCCTCATATGTCTGTCAGACTTGGAGCTGGAATATGATAGTCATATTTATCTTTGGAATCCTGCTATTAGAAGATCAAAACTTCTTCCCCCTTCTTCACtatttttagatattttcaaaCTTGAATTTAAGGGTAAGGTCTTCAAAATGAGTTTAGCTTTCGGGTATTCGTCCAGCAGGGATGATTACAAAGTGGTGAAAGTTATGATTTACTGTCTGGAAAAAGGTGCAAAGTGGTTGTCACTAGTAGATGTTTATAGTCTGAGAAGTAATTCGTGGAAGGAAATCGGCCAGGAGGTTTCGTGCTGTAAATTAGGCCGTCCTGTGTTTGTGAAAGGAGTTGTCTATTGGATAGCGAAGAAATGTGATGGAAAGAGGTTAATTTTGTGTTTTGATACGGAGGAGGAAGTTTTTCGAGAGATTTTGTTGCCAGGGTATGATTGTGCATATAAACTTGATCACTTTGTTCAGAAGTTTGGTGAATTGCTCTGTGTTTTGGTTTTCCACCCGCCTTCAGAAGCGGTTGACATGTGGGTGATGGAAGAAGCCGAGGTTTGGAGAAAGATAACCAGCATTGGTCTAGCAGACAAATATGGATTGCCAATGGGCTTCAGAAACAATGGTGAAATGGTACTAAGGATGTTAAATTATGAATTTGGATTTGTTTCGTATGATCTTAAGAGGAATAAGCCGACAGGGATCATGAAATCGAAGCATCTGAAGCCGTTTGGATGGGATTTCAGTGACGATGACGAGAAGGAGGCTGTGGATAATTTGGATCAAAAGGTCTATTTTGTGAATCCATTCATGGAGAGTTTGGTTTTGCTGGATGACAAGTGA
- the LOC108212473 gene encoding F-box/kelch-repeat protein At3g23880-like, with amino-acid sequence MDSPAVKEILSRLMNFNSPQKRPVPPLPPGILPEIFKRLPVRYVLRCRCVQKSWYRVIHSSSFITLHLNYQINSQRKRYLLFHSNYSSYSIHSDNNKCRLSYNWYPNVSLTSYGTSGGLICLSDLCLDYSSHIYLWNPAIRMLKALPPSSFFSNIFVLDFKGYVYKLSLAFGYSPHVDDYKVVKVMIYCMEEYAKWLTVVDVYSLRSNSWKRVGGDLSCCKLSRPVFINGAAYWVAKKSHGKKIIVCFDTENEIFREILLPQYDCLYKLNYFVQEFCESLCVFVNHRPLGVVDVWVMEEADVWKKKTSINLGGIYGLPMGFRSNGQMVLRMLNEFGYVSYNLEKDKAEQVLKSQRLRQFGYINTTSKDVADSLDQKVYFVNPFMESLLLLDDKLGF; translated from the coding sequence ATGGATTCTCCAGCAGTCAAGGAAATTTTATCTAGACTTATGAACTTCAACTCTCCTCAAAAAAGACCAGTCCCCCCCTTGCCTCCTGGAATTTTACCAGAAATCTTCAAAAGGCTGCCAGTGAGATATGTTCTCCGGTGCAGGTGCGTTCAGAAATCGTGGTATCGGGTAATACACAGTTCTAGTTTTATTACTCTGCACTTGAATTATCAGATTAATTCTCAGAGGAAAAGATACCTCCTTTTCCACTCCAATTATAGTAGTTATTCGATACATTCTGATAATAATAAGTGTAGGTTATCCTACAATTGGTATCCGAATGTTAGTCTGACATCGTATGGGACGTCAGGTGGTCTGATATGCTTGTCTGATTTATGCTTGGATTATAGTAGCCATATATATCTCTGGAATCCCGCCATTCGGATGTTAAAAGCTCTTCCACCttcttcatttttttcaaatatttttgtgCTAGATTTTAAGGGCTATGTCTATAAACTGAGTTTAGCTTTTGGATATTCGCCCCATGTGGACGATTACAAAGTGGTGAAAGTTATGATTTATTGCATGGAAGAATATGCAAAGTGGTTGACAGTTGTTGATGTTTATAGTCTAAGAAGTAATTCCTGGAAGAGAGTTGGTGGAGACCTTTCATGCTGCAAGCTAAGCCGTCCGGTGTTTATAAATGGTGCTGCATATTGGGTGGCGAAGAAATCTCATGGCAAGAAAATCATTGTGTGCTTTGATACTGAGAATGAAATTTTTCGGGAGATTTTGTTACCACAGTATGATTGTTTGTATAAACTAAATTACTTTGTTCAAGAGTTTTGTGAATCATTATGTGTTTTTGTTAACCACCGGCCTTTGGGAGTTGTTGACGTGTGGGTGATGGAAGAAGCGGATGTTTGGAAGAAGAAAACGAGTATTAATCTGGGAGGGATTTACGGTTTGCCCATGGGTTTTAGAAGCAATGGTCAGATGGTACTTAGGATGTTAAATGAATTTGGATATGTTTCGTATAATCTGGAGAAAGATAAGGCAGAACAAGTATTGAAATCACAGCGCTTACGTCAGTTTGGATACATTAATACTACTAGCAAAGATGTTGCAGATAGTTTGGATCAAAAGGTCTATTTTGTGAATCCCTTCATGGAGAGCTTGCTTCTGCTTGATGACAAACTCGGGTTTTAG
- the LOC108213942 gene encoding uncharacterized protein LOC108213942 — translation MGQTVVVVTTVYLVLATTLYQVMRNSDNQYNSISAARRLGYNISPPNFDPLVESIQRSVDDNTAEKLQNDSSYLDDDGKINTTYRIMVLFPFLDVAPKDGFVDSKELEKWILQQAVDRLNFGTRQALELHDENGDGLVSFPEYLPHVSNQDLEGDDKRRGAAGWWYEQFKNADADHNGLLDFDELKDFLHPEDSTNERIQKWLLRDEIREMDYDNNQKLDWMEFETGAYDGYLNYIALEAKGDKDVPSEQDVFAKLDLDQDELLDLDELRPFLQYMNPGVLQNARHHTLHLIDEADQDEDGKLTIQEMINNDRVFYDSLFHQTNVSDDKFHDEL, via the exons ATGGGACAGACGGTGGTGGTGGTGACCACCGTCTATCTTGTCCTCGCAACAACATTATATCAAGTGATGAGAAACAGTGACAACCAATACAATTCCATCAGTGCTGCACGGCGTTTAGGATACAATATTTCACCACCAAATTTTGATCCTCTGGTGGAAAGCATTCAAAGATCGGTTGATGACAACACTGCTGAGAAGCTGCAGAATGATTCCAGTTATTTGGATGATGATGGCAAGATCAACACAACTTATAGAATAATGGTGTTGTTTCCATTTCTAGATGTCGCGCCAAAGGATGGCTTTGTAGATTCTAAGGAATTGGAGAAATGGATTTTACAACAGGCGGTTGATCGGTTAAATTTTGGTACAAGACAAGCATTGGAACTACATGATGAAAATGGAGATGGCCTTGTTTCCTTTCCTGAGTATCTTCCTCACGTTTCAAATCAAGATCTCG AGGGAGACGATAAAAGGCGTGGGGCAGCTGGATGGTGGTATGAGCAGTTCAAAAATGCGGATGCTGATCACAATGGACTGCTCGACTTTGATGAACTTAAAGA CTTCTTGCATCCAGAGGACAGTACAAACGAACGAATACAAAAATGGTTGTTGAGGGATGAGATAAG GGAAATGGACTATGATAACAATCAGAAACTTGATTGGATGGAATTTGAGACGGGGGCATATGATGGTTACTTGAATTATATAGCACTTGAGGCCAAGGGAGATAAAGATGTGCCCTCGGAACAAGATGTATTTGCTAAGCTAGATCTTGATCAAGATGA ACTACTAGATTTGGATGAATTGAGGCCTTTCCTCCAATACATGAATCCCGGAGTACTGCAGAATGCACGACATCATACACTGCACTTGATTGATGAG GCTGACCAGGATGAAGATGGGAAACTAACAATCCAAGAGATGATTAACAATGACCGTGTTTTCTACGACAGCTTGTTTCATCAGACGAATGTATCTGATGACAAATTCCATGATGAACTTTGA